The following are from one region of the Anabas testudineus chromosome 2, fAnaTes1.2, whole genome shotgun sequence genome:
- the LOC113163459 gene encoding carbonic anhydrase 1-like: protein MSHSWGYGANNGPDTWAHGFPVANGSRQSPIDIVPGNASYDPQLKPLNLRYDPSTCLEILNNGHSFQVSFGDDTDSSTLTGGPISGTYRLKQFHFHWGACDDRGSEHTVNGTKYPAELHLVHWNTKYASFGDAVKQPDGLAVVGVFLKIGSENPNLQKLIDAFKAIRTANKQTTFADFNPATLLPGCLDYWTYPGSLTTPPLFESVTWIVCKEPISVSSAQMAKFRTLLFSAEGECECCMADNYRPPQPLKSRSVRASFK, encoded by the exons ATGTCTCACTCTTGGGGATACGGAGCGAACAACG GACCCGACACATGGGCTCACGGCTTCCCTGTTGCCAATGGATCCCGCCAGTCTCCCATTGACATCGTACCAGGTAACGCGTCATACGACCCGCAGCTGAAGCCGCTCAATCTGAGGTACGACCCGTCCACCTGCCTCGAGATTCTCAACAACGGACATTCCTTCCAAGTGTCCTTCGGAGATGACACCGACAGCTCAA ctctgacaggCGGACCAATCTCAGGGACCTACAGGCTCAAGCAGTTTCATTTCCACTGGGGAGCATGTGACGACAGAGGCTCTGAGCATACTGTGAACGGGACCAAGTATCCTGCTGAG CTCCATCTGGTGCACTGGAACACCAAATATGCAAGCTTTGGGGACGCTGTTAAACAACCTGATGGACTCGCTGTAGTTGGAGTTTTCCTGAAG attgGTAGTGAAAATCCCAATCTCCAGAAGCTTATCGATGCCTTTAAAGCCATCAGGACAGCG AACAAGCAGACCACTTTTGCAGACTTCAACCCTGCTACCTTGCTCCCTGGTTGCCTAGACTATTGGACATATCCTGGTTCACTGACCACTCCCCCCCTGTTTGAAAGCGTGACTTGGATTGTCTGCAAGGAGCCAATCAGCGTCAGCTCTGCACAG ATGGCTAAATTCCGCACCCTGCTCTTCTCCGCTGAGGGTGAATGTGAATGCTGCATGGCTGACAACTACCGTCCTCCCCAGCCGCTCAAGAGCCGTTCTGTCCGTGCCTCCttcaaataa
- the rbis gene encoding ribosomal biogenesis factor: protein MAKNKQKGKKQKNVFQVANKHLKHKNKAKPVTTTLKHINAVKNEKVENLNQIFTEVQKDIKSVSKSVAPEPKKQPQAAREPPKESVNVDNAAQLFSQL, encoded by the exons ATGGCgaagaataaacaaaaagggaagaaacagaagaatgtCTTTCAAGTGGCAAACAAGCACTTGAAACACAAGAACAAAGCGAAACCTGTCACGACGACACTCAAACAC ATCAATGCCGTGAAAAATGAGAAGGTGGAAAACCTCAATCAAATCTTCACAGAGGTCCAGAAGGACATTAAGAGCGTTTCCAAATCTGTTGCCCCCGAGCCAAAGAAACAACCCCAG GCTGCCAGAGAGCCACCGAAGGAATCTGTGAACGTAGACAATGCTGCTCAGCTCTTCTCTCAACTATAA